In the Leptospiraceae bacterium genome, one interval contains:
- a CDS encoding 2-isopropylmalate synthase — translation MKQESKFPSPFFMDVTLRDGNQALKKPWQKEEKIIVFRSLLELGSQGVEVGFASASQTDFDSCKSLAKISPPEVQISSLSRAFEKEIQLSWEAIRFCKKPCLHIVYPISPFARKYILELEEKEVLKNIENAVRYAKEVSKGKALVQFSGEHFGDSEAELNFSIDAFHTAIQAGAEIINLANTVERTRPSDFVSLVKKAVDAMPSHVRVSVHTHNDLGMATATTVESYFAGAVQLETALNGLGERAGNTNTYEVACALFNSGVDIRLNMDKIYSVAKLISKMSNIPIHEKAPIIGEDITSHRSGIHQDGVAKTNTMKKGAYRAIDFRLIGREDTDKIQFTSLSGKAAIIQIFKENGVIIHKKEAEFLQPIFKTASEEKKDALSWEEMISIREKFLLSA, via the coding sequence ATGAAACAAGAGAGCAAATTTCCCAGCCCGTTTTTTATGGACGTTACCCTACGAGACGGAAATCAAGCCTTAAAAAAGCCTTGGCAAAAGGAAGAAAAGATAATTGTATTTCGTTCGCTACTGGAATTAGGAAGCCAAGGCGTGGAGGTTGGTTTTGCATCTGCAAGTCAGACAGATTTTGATTCTTGTAAATCGCTTGCCAAAATCTCTCCACCGGAAGTTCAGATTTCCAGTCTCTCTCGTGCATTCGAAAAAGAAATTCAACTATCGTGGGAAGCAATTCGTTTTTGTAAAAAGCCGTGCTTACATATTGTTTATCCAATCAGTCCTTTTGCAAGAAAGTATATTCTTGAATTAGAGGAAAAGGAAGTCTTAAAAAATATAGAGAATGCAGTGCGTTATGCGAAAGAGGTTTCCAAGGGCAAGGCTTTGGTGCAATTTTCCGGGGAGCATTTTGGTGATTCTGAAGCAGAGCTTAATTTTTCTATTGATGCTTTTCACACTGCAATCCAAGCAGGTGCAGAGATAATAAACTTGGCGAACACGGTAGAAAGAACCAGACCTTCTGATTTTGTATCCTTGGTAAAAAAAGCAGTGGATGCGATGCCTTCTCATGTTCGCGTATCTGTTCATACCCATAATGATTTGGGGATGGCTACTGCTACAACTGTAGAAAGTTATTTTGCAGGTGCAGTTCAGCTTGAAACAGCCTTGAACGGACTTGGAGAGCGTGCAGGAAATACAAATACCTATGAAGTTGCATGTGCACTTTTCAATTCTGGTGTGGATATTCGTTTAAATATGGATAAAATTTATTCTGTCGCTAAACTTATCTCAAAAATGTCGAATATTCCGATCCATGAAAAAGCTCCGATTATTGGAGAAGATATTACAAGCCATCGAAGCGGTATTCATCAAGACGGAGTAGCGAAAACAAACACAATGAAGAAAGGTGCTTATAGAGCGATAGACTTCAGGCTTATTGGCAGAGAAGATACAGACAAAATTCAATTTACAAGCCTCTCCGGGAAGGCTGCAATTATTCAGATTTTTAAGGAGAATGGTGTTATTATTCACAAGAAGGAAGCAGAATTTCTTCAACCAATTTTTAAGACTGCCTCAGAAGAAAAAAAGGACGCTTTAAGCTGGGAAGAAATGATTTCTATTCGTGAAAAATTTTTATTAAGTGCATAA
- a CDS encoding alpha-hydroxy-acid oxidizing protein → MSFQHRGRMIFIIGGGLLQVPVIQTAKTMGLKTVVADMNPDSLGFKISDYQIIMSTKDVEGMVREAKRFSEKHGIHAVITAGTDASMTVAAVANSLNLPGIRYVDAEAASNKIKMRKRLKDHNVPIPGFYPIWSIQDARDALDFLSFPLVMKPADNMGARGVIKVTNREELQLAFKHAKKFCPTGEMILEEYMEGPELSVDALSFGGNIYMTGIADRIIEREPYFIEMGHNMPSSLPNSILEEVESVMRNGMKALGITLGAGKGDIKVTKTGVKVGEIAARLSGGFMSAFTYPLSSGVNLNRAAILVALGETPDNLEPVLKKVSIERSLLAPSGKLLAIKGVEEAKKIEGVCEIFIQNKPGDIIKEPTNNIEKTGHIIISANDLKSAEEIFQKAKEIISFESDDSFSLTEKEIQQNARNRFGREICWVCKVCDGTDCASGVPGMGGIGNMFTFQDNSFALKEYSILPTYIREGIEADTEFQFFGEKCVSPIMTAPMTGAVTNMNSAVTEEDFAFSILRGAVESGSIGWLGDGASLEKYTIMIKALEKFQGKGILICKPRSDIGLLKERFSEAERVKAIAVGMDIDAINFKTMLMKNQNPPMRTTNELEKIRKMTKLPFILKGILSKEDALHALDAGADCIVVSNHGGRVLDDTPGTARVLPSICEVINGRIPVLVDGGVRSGMDTFKMLALGADGVLVGRPIAIYAVGGGSTGVKFLLNKYSTELKNTMVLTGAKNIQSCTKKMILKK, encoded by the coding sequence TTGAGCTTTCAACATCGCGGAAGAATGATTTTTATTATTGGCGGGGGCTTACTTCAAGTTCCTGTAATTCAAACTGCAAAGACAATGGGTTTAAAAACCGTAGTCGCAGATATGAACCCTGACTCATTAGGGTTTAAAATTTCTGACTATCAGATCATAATGAGTACAAAAGATGTAGAAGGAATGGTGCGTGAGGCAAAAAGATTTTCTGAAAAACACGGAATCCATGCAGTTATTACGGCAGGAACAGATGCAAGTATGACTGTTGCCGCAGTTGCCAATTCTCTAAACTTACCCGGGATACGTTATGTGGATGCTGAAGCTGCCTCCAATAAAATAAAAATGCGAAAGCGACTCAAAGATCATAACGTCCCTATTCCCGGATTTTATCCTATTTGGAGTATTCAGGATGCGAGAGATGCGTTAGACTTTCTTTCATTTCCTCTTGTAATGAAACCCGCAGACAATATGGGTGCAAGAGGAGTGATCAAAGTAACCAATAGGGAAGAGTTGCAATTGGCTTTTAAGCACGCAAAAAAATTCTGCCCAACCGGAGAAATGATTCTCGAAGAATATATGGAAGGGCCGGAACTATCTGTGGATGCGCTTTCTTTCGGTGGAAATATTTATATGACAGGAATTGCAGATAGGATCATTGAAAGAGAGCCCTACTTTATAGAGATGGGACACAATATGCCTTCATCTCTTCCGAATTCTATATTAGAAGAAGTTGAAAGCGTTATGCGAAATGGTATGAAAGCACTTGGAATTACATTAGGTGCAGGAAAAGGAGATATTAAAGTTACAAAAACAGGAGTAAAAGTTGGAGAGATTGCTGCAAGACTTTCCGGAGGGTTTATGTCTGCTTTTACTTATCCATTGTCGAGTGGAGTCAACTTGAATCGCGCTGCTATTCTTGTGGCTCTTGGCGAGACACCGGATAATCTTGAACCTGTATTAAAAAAGGTATCTATCGAAAGATCCCTCCTCGCTCCTTCAGGAAAACTTCTTGCAATTAAGGGAGTGGAAGAAGCAAAAAAGATAGAAGGAGTGTGTGAAATTTTTATCCAGAATAAACCCGGAGATATTATCAAGGAGCCAACCAATAACATTGAAAAGACAGGGCATATAATTATTTCAGCCAACGATCTAAAAAGTGCAGAAGAGATTTTCCAAAAAGCAAAAGAAATAATATCTTTCGAGAGCGATGATTCCTTTTCTCTAACAGAAAAAGAAATTCAGCAAAATGCAAGAAACCGATTTGGAAGGGAAATTTGTTGGGTTTGTAAAGTATGCGATGGAACGGATTGTGCGTCAGGCGTTCCCGGTATGGGCGGGATAGGAAATATGTTTACCTTTCAGGATAATTCTTTTGCGCTCAAAGAGTATTCTATTCTGCCAACTTATATTCGCGAAGGAATAGAAGCCGACACTGAATTTCAATTTTTTGGTGAAAAATGCGTATCACCAATTATGACTGCTCCAATGACCGGTGCTGTTACAAATATGAATTCTGCGGTAACGGAAGAAGATTTTGCATTCTCTATTCTTAGAGGTGCTGTTGAATCAGGAAGTATTGGATGGCTCGGGGACGGGGCTTCATTAGAAAAATATACTATTATGATAAAAGCTTTAGAAAAATTTCAGGGGAAAGGAATTTTAATTTGTAAACCAAGGTCAGACATTGGACTTTTAAAAGAAAGATTTTCAGAAGCAGAAAGAGTAAAAGCAATTGCAGTCGGAATGGATATAGATGCAATAAACTTTAAAACTATGCTTATGAAAAATCAAAATCCACCTATGAGAACCACAAACGAATTAGAAAAAATTAGAAAGATGACCAAGCTCCCTTTTATATTGAAGGGGATTTTATCTAAGGAAGACGCTTTGCACGCATTAGATGCCGGAGCTGATTGCATTGTAGTTTCCAATCACGGTGGAAGAGTTTTAGACGACACGCCCGGAACTGCAAGAGTCTTGCCTTCCATTTGTGAGGTAATAAACGGCAGAATTCCAGTTTTAGTAGATGGTGGAGTAAGGAGCGGAATGGATACTTTCAAAATGTTAGCACTTGGTGCAGATGGAGTACTGGTGGGTCGCCCGATTGCCATCTATGCAGTCGGTGGGGGATCGACGGGTGTAAAATTTTTATTGAATAAATATTCGACTGAGTTGAAAAATACGATGGTGCTTACCGGGGCAAAAAATATTCAATCTTGTACAAAAAAAATGATCCTAAAAAAATAA
- the mnmA gene encoding tRNA 2-thiouridine(34) synthase MnmA — translation MTKKNKERIVVAMSGGVDSSVAAGILLEEGYEVIGVNIRTWDYESGACNPKKKSCCSPEDVSDARSVGLRLNIPFYIVKMEEVFQKRVIDRFINDYQDGLTPNPCVECNTFVKFGALFQKAKALGISKIATGHYAKIKSVNGRYAVSFGADSKKNQAYYLYGLSQDNLANTIFPLGNMQKEEVRSIARKYNLSVAEKLESQEICFIPENDYRVFLKKKDVQFTSGYFKLVNGKVIGEHSGKENFTIGQRKGLGISWSTPLFVISIEDDGTVILGEESEMYSESFRVGSINFQGMEPKMKNHSLRCRVQIRYRHKPIECLVSFEENSCSVTPLENVKGVTPGQSAVFFPLEGDYILFGGTIEKTGIQRKSLKKIN, via the coding sequence ATGACTAAAAAAAACAAAGAAAGGATAGTTGTTGCCATGAGTGGTGGCGTTGACAGCTCTGTTGCTGCAGGAATTTTATTAGAAGAAGGGTATGAGGTAATCGGGGTAAATATTCGTACTTGGGACTATGAGTCAGGTGCTTGCAATCCCAAAAAAAAATCATGTTGTTCTCCTGAAGATGTAAGTGATGCGAGATCAGTAGGGTTGCGATTGAATATACCTTTCTATATTGTTAAGATGGAAGAAGTATTCCAAAAAAGAGTTATTGATCGATTTATCAATGACTACCAAGACGGACTGACACCAAACCCCTGTGTAGAGTGCAATACTTTTGTAAAATTTGGAGCTTTATTCCAAAAAGCCAAAGCCTTGGGAATTTCCAAGATTGCGACAGGTCATTATGCAAAAATCAAATCCGTTAATGGACGTTATGCGGTATCCTTTGGAGCAGATTCCAAAAAAAACCAAGCCTATTATCTATATGGACTTTCACAGGATAATCTTGCAAATACGATCTTTCCGCTTGGAAATATGCAAAAAGAAGAAGTTCGCTCTATTGCAAGAAAGTACAATCTATCGGTAGCTGAGAAATTGGAATCCCAAGAAATTTGCTTTATCCCGGAAAATGATTATCGAGTATTTCTAAAAAAGAAAGATGTACAATTCACATCAGGATATTTTAAATTAGTCAACGGGAAAGTGATTGGCGAGCATTCTGGAAAAGAAAATTTTACTATAGGGCAGAGAAAGGGGCTTGGAATATCTTGGTCAACCCCACTTTTTGTAATCAGTATTGAAGACGATGGTACTGTAATTCTCGGTGAAGAGTCCGAAATGTATTCTGAATCTTTCAGGGTTGGCTCCATAAATTTTCAAGGAATGGAGCCTAAAATGAAAAACCATTCGTTGCGGTGCCGAGTTCAAATTCGTTATAGGCATAAACCTATAGAATGCCTTGTTTCTTTTGAAGAAAATAGTTGTAGTGTAACACCCTTGGAAAACGTAAAAGGGGTGACTCCCGGACAGTCTGCTGTATTCTTTCCTTTAGAGGGCGATTATATATTATTTGGAGGAACCATTGAAAAGACAGGAATCCAAAGAAAATCCCTCAAGAAAATAAATTAA
- a CDS encoding sensor domain-containing diguanylate cyclase: protein MGKKVLKQSDSIETAIEQYEKKIYDQRQLIDISKALNSTLDYKYLIDAILNICLAQLQTLKAAIYLAPDVDADHFTLDLSHKGFEFSKEDESKKIMIDSPLIHFFEQRPKAITLNKLEENDSIPNSEIDYFKNHGVELMVPLSAKGKVNGLLVLGEKMSMSDFEESEKDFLSTLAGLAGIAVENSRLYELATVDMMTQLKIHHYFQSKLREEMDRCRKKNSKLALLFTDVDKFKVFNDTYGHQAGDVVLIEVAKKLIESARKNDIPARYGGEEFCVVMPGASMEEGFEMGEKIRKAIESTVVKNPNTGEDLRVTISVGVTEFHPNDKNNKELIERADKALYQAKHGGRNRTVCL from the coding sequence ATGGGAAAAAAAGTCTTGAAACAATCAGATAGCATTGAAACAGCAATTGAGCAGTATGAGAAGAAAATTTATGATCAAAGGCAGCTTATCGATATAAGTAAAGCATTAAATTCTACATTAGATTATAAGTATTTGATAGACGCTATTTTAAATATTTGTCTTGCTCAGTTACAAACCCTTAAAGCGGCAATTTATCTCGCGCCGGATGTGGACGCAGATCATTTCACTTTAGATTTAAGTCATAAAGGATTTGAGTTTTCAAAAGAAGATGAGAGTAAAAAGATCATGATTGATTCTCCTTTAATTCATTTTTTTGAGCAAAGGCCCAAGGCGATCACATTAAATAAATTAGAAGAAAATGACTCTATCCCAAACTCGGAAATTGATTATTTCAAGAATCATGGTGTAGAGCTTATGGTTCCTCTTAGTGCAAAAGGGAAGGTAAATGGTTTACTCGTGCTCGGCGAAAAAATGAGTATGAGTGACTTTGAAGAATCAGAAAAAGATTTTCTATCAACCTTAGCCGGTCTTGCTGGAATTGCTGTAGAAAATTCCAGATTGTATGAACTAGCAACTGTGGACATGATGACTCAGTTAAAAATCCACCATTATTTTCAATCCAAGTTAAGAGAAGAAATGGACAGATGTAGAAAGAAAAATTCAAAGTTAGCACTACTTTTCACAGACGTTGATAAGTTCAAGGTGTTCAACGATACCTATGGACATCAGGCAGGAGACGTTGTACTTATTGAAGTAGCAAAAAAACTAATCGAGTCCGCAAGAAAAAATGATATTCCTGCTCGTTACGGTGGAGAAGAATTTTGCGTAGTAATGCCCGGTGCCTCTATGGAAGAAGGGTTTGAAATGGGAGAGAAAATTCGTAAAGCGATAGAATCTACAGTTGTCAAAAATCCAAATACAGGTGAAGATTTAAGGGTAACTATCAGTGTTGGGGTTACAGAGTTTCATCCGAATGATAAAAACAACAAAGAGCTTATCGAAAGAGCAGACAAGGCTCTCTATCAAGCAAAACACGGAGGTAGAAACAGAACAGTTTGTCTTTAG
- a CDS encoding helix-turn-helix transcriptional regulator — protein sequence MLRAKKGMTQEEFAIKLKTTKSAVSRLENHAESIRLSTLEKVADVLGKRLIINFK from the coding sequence ATGTTAAGAGCAAAAAAAGGTATGACCCAAGAAGAATTTGCGATTAAATTGAAAACTACAAAAAGTGCTGTTTCAAGACTTGAAAATCATGCTGAAAGTATCAGATTGTCAACTCTTGAAAAAGTAGCAGATGTTCTTGGAAAACGATTAATAATAAACTTTAAGTAG
- a CDS encoding site-specific DNA-methyltransferase, with protein sequence MNQNSNYINKIIHGNCVNVVKNIESDSIHLILSDIPYGIGADDWDVLHDNTNSAFLGSSPAQEKAGAIFKKRGKPLNGWSEADRQIPKQYYEWCLTWVGDWLRVLKPGGSAIVFAGRRLAHRCICAFEDTGFTYKDMLAWSKEKAAHRAQRLSVVYEKRGDNDSAEKWDGWKVGNLRPTYEPILWFTKPYQIGGTIADNMLENEVGAYNEKAFLKYNINPNNIINISSNGSDTGLHPTQKPLKLMQALIELTTKENQIVLDPFCGSGTTIIAASSLERDYIGIELDENYYNNATDRLNKFKQANENNLFSSIR encoded by the coding sequence ATGAATCAAAATTCAAACTATATAAATAAAATTATCCATGGGAATTGTGTTAATGTAGTTAAAAATATCGAATCTGATAGTATTCATTTGATATTAAGTGATATTCCTTATGGTATTGGAGCAGACGATTGGGATGTTTTACATGATAATACAAATTCTGCCTTTTTAGGGTCGAGTCCTGCTCAAGAAAAAGCAGGCGCAATTTTTAAGAAACGAGGCAAACCTCTAAATGGTTGGTCTGAAGCAGATCGACAAATACCCAAACAATATTATGAATGGTGTCTGACTTGGGTAGGAGATTGGTTGCGAGTTCTCAAACCTGGAGGGTCAGCTATTGTTTTTGCCGGTAGGCGTCTTGCTCATAGATGCATTTGCGCATTTGAAGATACCGGTTTTACCTATAAAGATATGCTGGCATGGTCAAAAGAAAAAGCTGCTCACCGAGCACAGAGACTAAGCGTTGTATATGAAAAACGTGGAGATAATGATTCAGCAGAAAAATGGGATGGTTGGAAAGTTGGAAATTTAAGACCTACCTATGAACCAATACTTTGGTTTACGAAACCATATCAAATTGGTGGCACAATAGCTGACAACATGTTAGAAAATGAAGTCGGTGCTTATAATGAAAAAGCATTTCTAAAATATAACATAAATCCCAATAACATAATTAATATTAGTTCAAATGGTTCAGATACTGGTTTGCATCCAACTCAAAAACCATTAAAACTTATGCAAGCTCTTATCGAATTGACAACTAAAGAAAACCAAATTGTACTAGATCCTTTTTGTGGAAGTGGTACGACAATAATAGCCGCATCTTCTCTTGAAAGAGATTATATTGGCATAGAATTAGATGAAAATTATTATAATAATGCAACTGATAGGCTGAATAAATTCAAACAGGCTAATGAAAATAATTTGTTTTCCTCTATCAGATAA
- a CDS encoding HindIII family type II restriction endonuclease produces the protein MNFIELKNLIKKESKKNDDNSFEHSGDLIQKKVFSLKRNKLILLIKEIGTIPEDIDHDSSEEKLYSKATDILLAKSLQELGIQATVNKERANCADVVGKSSIHGYSLVGDAKAFRLSRTAKNQKDFKVKSMVDWKGDHDYSVLVCPYFQYPKSNSQIYGQALDGNVCLLSWEHISLSL, from the coding sequence ATGAATTTTATTGAGCTAAAGAATTTGATAAAAAAAGAATCAAAAAAAAATGATGATAATTCATTTGAACATTCTGGAGACTTAATTCAGAAGAAAGTATTTTCTTTGAAAAGAAATAAATTAATCCTCTTAATAAAAGAAATTGGTACGATTCCAGAGGACATCGATCATGATTCTTCTGAAGAAAAGTTATATTCAAAAGCTACGGATATTTTACTGGCTAAATCTTTACAAGAATTGGGTATTCAAGCTACAGTCAACAAAGAAAGAGCAAATTGTGCCGACGTTGTAGGAAAAAGCTCAATACATGGATACTCTCTTGTCGGTGACGCTAAGGCCTTTCGTTTAAGCAGAACAGCAAAAAATCAAAAAGACTTTAAAGTAAAATCAATGGTAGATTGGAAAGGAGACCATGACTATTCAGTTTTAGTTTGCCCGTATTTTCAATACCCGAAAAGTAACAGTCAAATATACGGCCAAGCACTTGATGGCAATGTATGTTTATTGAGTTGGGAACATATATCATTATCGCTTTGA
- a CDS encoding DUF1564 family protein has translation MNPEKYIETQSSLLVPAKYMDEFNKRTTGFSRRKYLHALLNRYRNVILWGTFEKMERVKKAYQEVGQNLQKKNFTPNNEDWIELGILADWLGTTKTALFTLLLVLDLAEWDIILPSRFFENGVPTPVTTIAGGAYLSKRKATRYNRLKRHKRPTKKQKILEK, from the coding sequence ATGAACCCAGAAAAATATATAGAAACACAATCGAGCTTGCTTGTTCCGGCAAAATACATGGACGAGTTTAATAAAAGAACGACGGGTTTTTCAAGAAGAAAGTATTTGCACGCTCTTTTGAATAGATATAGAAATGTGATTCTTTGGGGGACTTTTGAGAAGATGGAGAGGGTAAAAAAGGCCTATCAAGAAGTCGGACAGAATTTGCAGAAGAAGAATTTTACCCCAAATAACGAGGACTGGATTGAATTGGGGATTCTTGCAGATTGGCTTGGCACCACAAAGACCGCTCTTTTTACTCTTTTGTTGGTGCTTGACCTTGCCGAATGGGACATAATTCTCCCCAGCAGATTCTTCGAGAATGGAGTTCCCACCCCGGTGACCACGATTGCGGGGGGAGCTTACCTCTCCAAGAGAAAAGCAACTCGCTACAATAGACTAAAACGACACAAACGACCGACAAAAAAGCAAAAAATCTTAGAGAAGTAG
- a CDS encoding UDP-glucose/GDP-mannose dehydrogenase family protein — protein sequence MKVCVIGSGYVGLVAGACFAEYGNNIICVDKDEKKIANLKNGIIPIFEPGLSELVIKNQKEERLKFTTSIQEGVENSNIIFIAVGTPTGAEGEADLSMVLSVGKEIGKYMNGYKIIVDKSTVPVGTAEKVKAVISQETNHPFDVVSNPEFLKEGAAIEDFMRPERVVIGADSEKAGKLMKELYEPFVLNGNPILLMGVKSAELTKYACNAFLATKISFANEIANLCDVVGANYEDVRMGMGTDSRIGRKFLYAGIGYGGSCFPKDVRALLKTSKDVGSPLQIIQSVEEVNERQKIRIFDKIKKHFGNESLKGKTFGIWGLAFKPGTDDMREAPSIPLIESLHKEGAILQVFDPAAHETSKMYFEGKVKYCDHPYNALDGADAMLLLTEWREFREPDFEKIKKLMKSPLIFDGRNQYKKDVMKRLGFTVYSIGVN from the coding sequence ATGAAAGTATGTGTAATTGGTAGTGGTTATGTCGGTCTTGTTGCAGGTGCATGTTTTGCTGAGTACGGAAATAATATTATTTGCGTGGACAAAGATGAAAAAAAAATAGCCAATTTAAAAAATGGAATTATCCCTATTTTTGAACCGGGACTTTCAGAACTTGTAATAAAAAATCAAAAAGAAGAAAGATTAAAATTTACTACTTCGATTCAAGAAGGTGTAGAAAATTCAAATATAATTTTTATTGCTGTCGGAACTCCTACAGGTGCAGAAGGGGAAGCCGACCTTTCCATGGTGCTTTCAGTAGGAAAAGAAATCGGAAAGTATATGAACGGCTACAAGATTATCGTAGATAAATCTACAGTGCCAGTTGGAACTGCCGAGAAAGTCAAAGCTGTCATTAGCCAAGAAACAAATCATCCTTTCGATGTAGTATCGAATCCTGAGTTTTTAAAAGAAGGTGCAGCTATAGAAGATTTTATGCGTCCTGAAAGAGTAGTTATCGGAGCAGATTCCGAAAAAGCCGGCAAGCTGATGAAAGAATTGTATGAACCATTTGTATTGAATGGAAACCCTATATTGTTGATGGGAGTGAAATCGGCAGAGCTTACAAAGTATGCTTGCAACGCTTTTCTTGCTACAAAAATTTCATTCGCAAATGAAATTGCAAATCTATGCGATGTAGTAGGTGCAAATTATGAAGACGTGCGAATGGGAATGGGAACAGATTCTCGTATCGGAAGAAAATTTTTGTATGCAGGTATAGGGTACGGAGGTTCGTGCTTTCCAAAGGACGTTAGAGCACTTTTGAAAACCTCAAAAGATGTCGGCTCTCCTCTTCAAATTATTCAAAGCGTTGAAGAAGTCAATGAAAGACAAAAGATTCGAATATTCGATAAGATCAAAAAACATTTCGGAAATGAATCTTTAAAAGGTAAGACTTTTGGGATTTGGGGATTAGCCTTTAAGCCGGGGACGGACGATATGCGCGAAGCTCCTTCTATTCCTTTGATTGAATCTCTTCACAAAGAGGGAGCAATCTTACAGGTGTTTGATCCTGCTGCCCATGAAACTTCTAAAATGTATTTTGAAGGAAAAGTAAAATATTGCGATCATCCTTATAATGCGTTAGACGGTGCAGATGCAATGCTTTTACTAACAGAATGGAGAGAATTTCGAGAACCTGATTTTGAAAAAATTAAGAAGCTAATGAAATCTCCTCTTATTTTTGATGGTAGAAATCAATACAAAAAAGATGTTATGAAAAGACTAGGTTTTACAGTTTATTCTATTGGGGTAAATTGA
- a CDS encoding ABC transporter ATP-binding protein — protein MIKVKSLTKNYIGFSNSLDRIVSALSFGFLGGGVSFQALNSISFEIGKGEIVGVIGRNGAGKSTLLKILTGVSDYHLGEISIVGNVRSILELGVGFNPELSGVENIYYNGIVIGYSSLELLTLIDEIFSFAGVSEFKNVPLKNYSTGMIMRLGFSLATAIRPDILLVDEALAVGDATFQQKCLSRFDEFKKKGTSILIVSHDINLLKSLSDRILVLEKGSLVFDGNSNAAIQKYMQIIAKHSFGNIEKEFDSSEWIKNYSVSIESDGLKNPKILTVGNLVKLNIALKINKNIPDLTIGFHIDDSKNIRAFGINTNHLKGDLTNLEKNSEISVEFEFPINLAPGKYSLGIAFHEGDNHSLHCYLWEDGVFNFEIERTSIPKFDGVSYLPTRLSILKK, from the coding sequence TTGATTAAAGTAAAGAGCCTCACAAAAAACTATATCGGTTTTTCCAACTCCTTAGATAGAATTGTCAGTGCTTTAAGTTTTGGATTTTTGGGTGGAGGAGTTTCTTTTCAAGCGTTAAATTCGATTTCATTTGAAATAGGGAAAGGAGAGATTGTAGGAGTTATTGGTAGAAATGGCGCAGGGAAATCGACTCTACTCAAGATTTTAACCGGTGTTTCAGATTATCATTTGGGAGAAATTTCTATTGTAGGGAATGTAAGGTCGATTTTAGAACTCGGAGTGGGGTTCAATCCTGAATTATCCGGAGTAGAAAATATTTATTATAATGGAATAGTGATAGGATATTCTTCATTAGAATTGCTAACTCTAATCGACGAAATTTTTTCTTTTGCTGGCGTGTCTGAATTTAAAAATGTGCCTCTAAAAAATTACTCAACCGGAATGATTATGAGACTCGGATTTTCTTTGGCTACCGCAATAAGGCCAGACATTTTATTGGTCGATGAAGCGCTTGCAGTAGGAGACGCTACGTTTCAACAAAAGTGTTTGAGTCGATTTGATGAGTTTAAAAAAAAAGGAACTTCTATTTTAATCGTAAGCCATGATATAAATTTATTAAAAAGTTTGTCTGATAGGATTTTGGTATTGGAAAAAGGCTCTTTAGTTTTCGACGGGAATTCTAACGCTGCAATTCAAAAATATATGCAGATTATAGCCAAGCATTCCTTTGGAAATATTGAAAAGGAATTTGATTCATCGGAATGGATCAAAAATTATTCTGTTTCTATTGAGTCAGATGGTTTGAAAAATCCCAAAATATTAACAGTTGGAAACTTGGTTAAGCTCAATATTGCTTTAAAAATAAATAAAAATATTCCTGATTTAACTATCGGTTTTCATATTGATGATTCTAAGAATATTCGAGCTTTTGGAATCAATACCAACCATTTGAAAGGAGACCTGACTAACTTAGAAAAAAATTCTGAAATTTCTGTTGAGTTTGAATTTCCAATAAATTTAGCTCCCGGAAAATATTCTTTGGGGATTGCGTTTCACGAAGGAGACAATCATTCTCTGCATTGCTATCTTTGGGAAGATGGAGTTTTCAATTTTGAAATAGAAAGAACAAGTATTCCGAAATTTGACGGAGTTTCTTACTTGCCCACTCGTTTGTCTATTTTGAAAAAGTAG